CACCCTCCACTGCGCGCCCGTCCGCGGGCTGCTGCCCGGCGGCAGGCGGGACAGCGGGCGGCTGCcgggcgcgggcagcgccgcccgGCCCCTCACCGGCCGCCCTTTAGGGCCGGTGAGGGGCCGAccggcgctgcccgcgcccgGCAGCCGCCAGTACAGCGCCGCCCGCCAGCAGCGAAGCGCTGCTGCCGCCATTTTGCCGCCCGCTCTTCCGTGCCCGCCCCTTCCGCCCCCCTCACCCAGGAGCGGCCGCCATGGAGGCGGTGCCGCTCTTCTCCTTCGGTGTCATCGCGGACATCCAGTACGCGGACGCAGAGGATGGCTACGACTTCGGCGGGTTCCGGCGGCGGTATTACCGGCAGAGCCTTAACCTGCTGCGGGACGCTGTGGAAGCGTGGGGCACCGAGAGGCCGCCCCTCGCTTTCGTGCTGCAGCTGGGTGACAGCATCGATGGCCTCAACGCCCGCAGCGGCGAGGCCGAGGGTGCCTTGGAGCAGGTGCTGGCAGCGCTGGGgcggctgccggtgccggtgcaTCACGCATGGGGCAACCACGAGTTCTATAACTTCAGCCGGGCCCGCCTGGTGCACACCGGCCTCAACAGCCGTCCCGCCGGGGCCATAGCCGGCCTGCCAGCTGGGGACTGCCAGGCCTATCACTTCAGCCCAGCCGCACGGTTCCGTGTTGTCGTGCTCGATGCCTACGACCTGAGCATCCTGGGCAGGGAGCCAGACAGCCCCCGCTACCAGGAGTCGCTGCAGCTGCTGCGGGAGAAGAACCCCAACGACAACCTCAACAGCCCCGCAGGTACCCCCCAGCTCAACCCTTCGGCAGGGAGCACAGGCAGCTGAACCTCCACTTCCCAGAGCAATAAGGTAGCTCCTGGTGCTGACATCTGGTTGCCAGGGGGCTGAGGCATGTGCCCCATTTCTGCCCACCTTCTCCACCTCCCTGCTGTCAGTTGACAGCCAGTCAGTGGGTCCCTAGGTGGGCACAGGAGATGCTCCCCCATATCCGTCACGCTGCTCTCATGCTTTTGGGATGGGTTTATGTTGTGCTGTGTGCCCTGCAGTATCAGAACAAAAAGCAGCTGTTGGTGCAGCTGCTATTGCAGAGCATCGAGTGATGCCCACCCTATCCCATGCCGGGGTGGGACCCAAGAGTGAAAATCCTGTGTATGCAGTGTGACTAAAACCCCTGAAAACACtaacaaataattttctcttgttTGTCTAAGGAGGCTGGAGTTTTGATCCaagacatgcaaaaaaaaaggttataagAGAAAATCATCTATCGTAAGCAGGCTTAAATAAGGCAAGCAAATAGGGGAGTCATGAGAGGTGTATGCACCTATGCCTAACTTCCTTCTTCATTGCAGGACTCAAAGAACCTCGGTTTGTAGAGTTTAACGGAGGATTTAGCCAAGCCCAGTTGGACTGGTTCAATGAAGTCCTCAAGTTCTCTgatgaaaaccaagaaaaagttGTAGTTATGGGTAGGTGGATATGAGGGATATATGGGGGTATATGCAAAAAAAGTTATGTAGCCAATGTATGTTAACCGAGGAAAACGTAGCAGCTTTGTACCTCCACTGAGGTACACTGTGAAGTACGACAATAGCAACCATGTCTCACACTCGGATGAGCTTTCTGTATACAGTTAGATGGCTGAACTTCCCAGCAATGAAGGCAGAGTTTGGTTACACTTAAAGTAAccttcttctttccctctcaACTGCAGGTCATCTGCCCGTTCATCCAGATGCTTCAAACAGAGTTTGCCTAGCCTGGAATTACGAAGATGCCCTTTCGGTCATACACTCCCATCAGTGCGTGGTCTGCTTTCTTGCAGGGCACCTGCATGACGGTGGCTATTGTTTAGACTCTCATGGAATACATCATCTGACTTTGGAGGGGGTTATTGAAACTCCACCGGGAAGCAATGCCTTTGGAACTATTTATGTCTATGAAGACAAAATGATACTAAAGGGAAGGGGCAGAATTTCAGACAGAGttatgcatttctgaaaatggtaAGCAAGTACAAATTGCTCTTCTTCAGGAAGCACTCAGACAAAAAAGCAGGGGATTCAGCTTATTATTTGCTTGTAGAAGGATGTGCATGGCTGATCCTTATAGCTTTAActcaaacatttttctcttggatacagaaacataatttctaaaattctgcaagaaaacagaCCTAGTTTCTTTGCGGAGAATAGAGAAGGCCAGTAATCATGTTTGAAATAAATATACTTGAATGCAGAATGTTGACTTGAAACACCCAATCCTGACCGGATTGTTATGTACTGTGAAAAAATGCAAAGCATATTATGAATATTGTccaaaaaaagccacatttttatATAAGTCAGAATTAAAGCATGCAGAATTGTACCTGCCCAGCcgcatttcaatttttttttccccgaacaTCATAGTCAGTAATGTCTCATGTTTGGCAGAATTAGTCCATCCTGTAGCAGTCTTCTTAACATTGCTTTGCTAAAGTAATCCTCAAAAAAAGCTAAGCCTAAGGAAAATGAGGACCATCTATGCTACATCATATAATGCTGCAGATATACCTGCTGGGATCTACGTGTTCACAGCTGTTCACAGCCTGCAGCAGTACTGAGCGAAGAAGCCTGATGTGGAAGGATCTAAAGCATGTTGCTGTGCTGCATCTGGACCTGTTCTGGCTCTCACCCAGCCAGCTTGTGTGTCCAGTGTATTGAGCTGTGTTTCCTTCTCCAGGATTAGTAGCAGTGGAACATGCTTACTGTCGTTGGGCTGTTGTGTGGGTTCTGCTTTCCAGGGACAGAAATTCTGTGAGAAGCAGAGTTGTGATAGTGACCACATCTGCTGGTGACAGTCTTGAGTACGCATCTCGCAGAAAATAAGAGATATGAAGCTTTCAttgaattttctttataaaaatattatttattactctgtaaaaccagtaattttcagttaaagataatagcaaaaatatttctttacatatATTCTACATATAATTTTAGCATAGGAACAGAAACATAGACTGCTGAATTTTTCAGTTAGTCTCAATGGACTATGCAGGCAGATATCTGGAAGTTTTATGGCTGTAAATAGTAATTTATTGAAACAAAGTGTTTGCTTTACTTTTCCCTTACGTTACAGAACAGTAGATTTCCCAAAGTATGAGGTGCTTGGAGAGTGGTCCAGGGATGCCAGGATATCTTGAGTCTACCAAACACACATTAGAtcaacagtgctttgaaaatgtatGAAGAAGCTAGCTGAACAACAGTTTCCACAGAAAAATTCTCCACTCAGATTTGACAGTGTTCCTCAATTTTTTAACAAAACTCAAACCACACTGCTGGAAGCAGCCAGGCATTCTTGAGTCCTATCAAACTGATACTAACCTTTCATCAAGAACCAAAAGCAAAGACAAGTAGGGTCAGAATATTTATTCTATACTTTCTCCCACCCAATTAAATCACCGTTTTACAGTGCGTTGGCCAAGATGCTCGCATCTCTTTGTTCACATAAATGTACAGCCATGAAACAAAGGGGAAGAGGGCAACCACGATTGCAGCAATCAAGCGAACTCCACCCAGCGGACTCCTATAAAGAAGCAAATGTAACAGAGCTACTTCAAATCAGACTGCTACGAAACATTCACACCTGGCTGCAGTTGGAAAGACAGCAGAGAGCCTTTGGCCACTTTAGTGTAGCTTCTGTGGATGCATCAGCAGAGTCCTTTACTGGAGAGGCACCACATGCCAGCAGAAAAAGTTCTTCTGCCACCTTAGGCTACATAAAccaggtgggggaaaaaaaaaaaaaaaggacccttGCCAGAGGGTCTGTGACATGTTTTCCCAGCACAAAGGTAGTGTTTGGCAGATTGGGATTTTTCATGCTCCCAGCTAACAGGAATTTAGCAAAACTGCTGTAGCACAGTCCTCTGAAGAGGCTGGAGGGGAAAAGTGTGGAGCCAGTGCAGCCAGGCAGCCACCCAGAGCCTCCTGCCAGCTCTGTCTGCATCACCTGCCTGCTCCGGTGGATGCAGCAGACACCAGTACAGAGACCCTCACTGGAAAGTTCTGTAAATTGGGAGCAATGGCAGAAATGGCTTTGCAGTTCGTTAGCAGTTGTGGCCAACAC
This window of the Calonectris borealis chromosome 20, bCalBor7.hap1.2, whole genome shotgun sequence genome carries:
- the ADPRM gene encoding manganese-dependent ADP-ribose/CDP-alcohol diphosphatase, with the translated sequence MEAVPLFSFGVIADIQYADAEDGYDFGGFRRRYYRQSLNLLRDAVEAWGTERPPLAFVLQLGDSIDGLNARSGEAEGALEQVLAALGRLPVPVHHAWGNHEFYNFSRARLVHTGLNSRPAGAIAGLPAGDCQAYHFSPAARFRVVVLDAYDLSILGREPDSPRYQESLQLLREKNPNDNLNSPAGLKEPRFVEFNGGFSQAQLDWFNEVLKFSDENQEKVVVMGHLPVHPDASNRVCLAWNYEDALSVIHSHQCVVCFLAGHLHDGGYCLDSHGIHHLTLEGVIETPPGSNAFGTIYVYEDKMILKGRGRISDRVMHF